From a region of the Cognatiyoonia koreensis genome:
- a CDS encoding MFS transporter, producing the protein MRTLPLSETTALPFWRRPIGLLVLMAIAMPIAFSTWSALLNNFVIEAAAFDGSDIGWLHTVREIPGFLAVGVIAIIMFVREQVLGMVALIMLGVATALTAQFPSIGGILTLTMLSSIGFHYYETVNQSLQLQWIEKAKAPQTIGWLMATGSAATLVVYIIIMFTWDRMGLSYNLVYMVSGSITAIIAFVALVAYPQFEAPNPQIKRMILRERYWLYYALQFMSGARRQIFVVFAGFMMVERFGFAVHEITQLYLINLVANIIFAPLMGRVVTLFGERKALLFEYAGLVSVFLAYGGLYYFGWGVVLAVVLYILDHMFFALALALKTYFQKIADPGDIAPTAAVAFTINHIAAVFLPAGLGYLWLTSPASVFVLAAAMAATSFALAMLIPRHPEPGRETIFSRPVPKPAE; encoded by the coding sequence ATGCGCACCTTGCCATTGTCAGAAACCACTGCCCTGCCATTCTGGCGACGTCCCATCGGCCTGCTGGTCCTGATGGCAATTGCGATGCCAATCGCCTTTTCGACGTGGTCGGCCCTTCTGAACAACTTCGTCATCGAAGCGGCGGCATTCGACGGATCTGACATCGGCTGGCTGCATACCGTGCGCGAAATTCCGGGCTTTCTGGCTGTCGGCGTCATTGCGATCATCATGTTCGTACGCGAACAGGTGTTGGGCATGGTCGCGTTGATCATGCTGGGTGTTGCGACAGCGCTGACGGCGCAATTCCCGTCGATCGGCGGTATCCTCACCCTGACGATGCTGTCCTCAATCGGGTTTCACTACTACGAGACCGTTAATCAAAGCCTGCAATTGCAGTGGATTGAAAAGGCGAAGGCCCCGCAGACGATCGGCTGGCTGATGGCAACCGGCTCTGCCGCGACGCTGGTGGTATATATCATCATCATGTTCACTTGGGATCGCATGGGCTTGTCCTATAATCTGGTCTACATGGTGTCCGGCTCGATCACTGCGATCATCGCTTTTGTCGCTTTGGTCGCCTATCCGCAATTCGAAGCGCCAAACCCGCAGATCAAAAGAATGATCCTGCGCGAACGCTATTGGCTTTATTATGCGTTGCAGTTCATGTCGGGCGCGCGGCGTCAGATATTCGTTGTCTTTGCAGGCTTCATGATGGTTGAACGGTTCGGGTTCGCCGTGCATGAGATCACCCAGCTTTACCTGATCAACCTTGTCGCCAACATCATCTTTGCGCCGCTCATGGGCCGTGTCGTCACCCTATTCGGAGAGCGCAAAGCCTTGCTGTTCGAGTATGCAGGCCTTGTCAGTGTGTTTTTGGCCTATGGCGGGCTGTATTACTTTGGCTGGGGCGTCGTACTTGCGGTCGTACTTTATATTCTGGATCACATGTTCTTTGCGCTCGCGCTTGCGCTGAAAACATATTTCCAGAAAATAGCCGATCCCGGTGATATCGCCCCGACTGCCGCAGTCGCCTTTACCATCAACCATATCGCAGCAGTCTTCCTGCCGGCGGGACTTGGGTATCTGTGGCTGACGTCTCCTGCGTCAGTGTTCGTTCTTGCGGCAGCAATGGCTGCGACGTCTTTTGCACTTGCGATGCTGATCCCGCGCCACCCTGAACCAGGGCGCGAGACGATCTTTTCCCGCCCCGTTCCCAAACCGGCGGAATAG
- the msrA gene encoding peptide-methionine (S)-S-oxide reductase MsrA codes for MFSLFRDKSEMITPDAALPGRDTPIPTADTHFVYGSPLMADVPAGMEEAMFGMGCFWGVERMFWQLDGVASTMVGYAGGFTPNPTYEEVCSGKTGHNEVVRVVYNPSKISYDQLLQTFWEGHDPTQGMRQGNDRGTQYRSGIYTYSEAQKVAAEKSRDAFAPRLSEAGYGAITTEIVDAPTFYFAEDYHQQYLAKIPNGYCGIGGTGVTCPIGVGV; via the coding sequence ATGTTTTCCCTCTTCCGCGACAAGTCCGAGATGATCACGCCCGACGCAGCCTTGCCGGGCCGCGACACGCCGATCCCCACCGCTGATACGCATTTTGTCTATGGATCGCCCCTGATGGCCGATGTGCCCGCCGGTATGGAGGAAGCCATGTTCGGTATGGGCTGTTTCTGGGGGGTGGAACGAATGTTCTGGCAGCTTGATGGTGTAGCCAGCACAATGGTTGGCTATGCCGGCGGCTTTACGCCCAATCCGACCTACGAAGAGGTTTGCAGCGGTAAGACAGGTCACAATGAGGTCGTGCGCGTCGTCTACAACCCCAGCAAAATCAGCTATGACCAACTGCTTCAGACCTTCTGGGAAGGCCATGATCCAACGCAGGGCATGCGTCAGGGCAATGACCGTGGCACGCAGTATCGCTCTGGCATCTACACCTATTCCGAAGCACAGAAAGTCGCGGCGGAAAAATCCCGAGACGCGTTTGCCCCCCGCCTGTCAGAGGCAGGCTATGGCGCGATCACGACCGAAATCGTGGATGCCCCGACGTTCTATTTCGCCGAGGATTATCATCAGCAGTATCTCGCAAAAATTCCCAACGGCTATTGCGGGATCGGCGGCACGGGTGTGACTTGCCCGATTGGCGTCGGCGTCTGA
- a CDS encoding 50S ribosomal protein L11 methyltransferase, translated as MTTYSALTTMSGQDTANALAEALEALTPEPTGIGVFEVEDGSGLWEVGAYFTDPPDEAGLAVLAVMHDVKPFVVSEIPDQDWVAKVRRDLPPVEAGRFFVYGGHDADKVPADAIPLLIEAAMAFGTGHHGTTLGCLKALDRLVTQGVSAERVIDVGCGTAVLGMAAAHVFPNKVLASDIDPVAVDVANANVIANNLTERVDCVIAAGFDAPALRDAAPFDLVFANILKGPLIALSADMGRSVTASGHVILSGILNEQAAEVIDVYTRAGFNLVHQESIVDWTTLTMQRMA; from the coding sequence ATGACAACCTATTCCGCCCTGACAACCATGTCCGGTCAGGACACCGCGAACGCGCTGGCCGAAGCACTCGAAGCCTTGACGCCCGAACCCACGGGCATCGGGGTGTTCGAGGTCGAAGATGGCTCGGGGCTTTGGGAGGTTGGTGCCTATTTTACGGATCCGCCGGATGAGGCAGGACTGGCCGTCTTGGCCGTCATGCATGACGTAAAGCCATTCGTGGTTTCGGAAATCCCCGATCAGGATTGGGTCGCAAAGGTGCGGCGCGATTTGCCCCCTGTCGAAGCGGGCCGCTTTTTTGTATACGGCGGACACGATGCGGACAAAGTGCCTGCCGACGCGATCCCGCTGCTGATCGAAGCCGCGATGGCCTTTGGCACGGGACATCACGGCACTACACTTGGCTGTCTCAAGGCATTGGACCGGCTGGTGACGCAGGGTGTTTCGGCAGAACGGGTCATTGATGTGGGTTGCGGTACGGCCGTTCTTGGCATGGCAGCAGCGCACGTGTTCCCGAACAAGGTTCTGGCCAGCGATATTGATCCGGTTGCAGTCGATGTCGCAAATGCCAACGTTATTGCAAACAACCTCACAGAGCGCGTCGATTGCGTGATCGCTGCTGGTTTCGATGCACCCGCGTTGCGCGACGCGGCCCCATTCGATCTGGTCTTTGCAAACATCCTGAAAGGGCCTTTAATCGCGCTTTCCGCCGATATGGGACGGTCCGTGACAGCCAGCGGTCATGTGATTCTCTCGGGGATTCTGAACGAACAAGCAGCGGAAGTGATCGACGTTTATACACGTGCCGGGTTCAATCTGGTCCACCAGGAAAGCATTGTTGACTGGACGACGCTGACGATGCAGCGAATGGCTTAG
- a CDS encoding DUF1127 domain-containing protein translates to MAAFDTTRPVAVGAGRFSRLASDLFGSIAAWNDARLTRKALSQLTARELDDIGLTRADVDQM, encoded by the coding sequence ATGGCCGCTTTTGACACAACCCGTCCCGTCGCCGTTGGCGCAGGTCGCTTCTCTCGTTTGGCTTCCGATTTGTTCGGTTCGATTGCTGCATGGAACGACGCACGCCTGACACGCAAAGCCTTGTCGCAACTTACAGCACGTGAACTGGACGATATCGGTCTGACTCGCGCAGACGTCGATCAGATGTAA